A genomic window from Paucibacter sp. KCTC 42545 includes:
- the rmuC gene encoding DNA recombination protein RmuC translates to MSIVEIVILALLALVLVLLIVSLWWQASSRGEDKGVDMGAQLSPIVQASSERLERELRHELSQNASGMRQELLQTLSQFQQVLLNQGGDVARTQNEQIDSFRLQLGSLQQGLSDSLQSTAQGLNAQALAARLAQDEAQQRSAQTQLDAMQQIARAQNEQIEAFRLQLAGMQQDLSVSLQATTQALNTQALAAREAQDQAAQRSVQAQLEAMQRLSDTMSAQLKALSQANEQRLNEMRATVDQRLTQVQASVEQRLVAIQQDNEKKLEQMRATVDEKLHATLEQRLGESFKQVADRLEQVHKGLGEMQNLARDVGSLNRVLTNVKTRGIFGEVQLAGLLEQVFTPEQYASNVATIPGSSERVEFAVCLPGQREDGAPLWLPIDAKFPREDYERLLEAQDRADVAGVEASSKAIELRLRAEAKTIREKYIAPPHTTDFGMLFVPTEGLYAEALRRPGLVESLQREHKVMLVGPTTLLATLTSLQMGFRTLALEKRSAEVWEVLGAVKTEFGKFGDVLAKTKKKLQEASNTIDQAETRTRAMTRQLRSVESLPDEAASKLLKLGLPADALDAADEADM, encoded by the coding sequence ATGAGCATTGTTGAAATTGTGATCTTGGCGCTGCTGGCGCTGGTGTTGGTGTTGCTGATCGTGAGCCTGTGGTGGCAGGCCAGCAGCCGGGGTGAGGACAAGGGTGTTGATATGGGCGCCCAGCTCAGCCCCATCGTGCAAGCATCGAGTGAGCGCCTGGAGCGCGAGTTACGCCACGAACTCAGCCAGAACGCCAGCGGCATGCGCCAAGAGCTGCTGCAGACCCTGAGCCAGTTCCAGCAAGTTTTGCTGAACCAGGGCGGCGATGTGGCCCGCACCCAGAACGAGCAGATCGACAGCTTCCGCCTGCAGCTCGGCAGCTTGCAACAGGGCCTGAGCGACAGCTTGCAGAGCACCGCCCAAGGGCTGAATGCCCAAGCCCTGGCGGCCCGCCTGGCGCAGGATGAAGCGCAGCAGCGCAGCGCGCAGACCCAGCTCGACGCCATGCAGCAGATTGCCCGCGCACAGAACGAGCAGATCGAGGCCTTCCGCCTGCAACTCGCCGGCATGCAGCAAGACCTGAGCGTTAGCCTGCAGGCCACCACGCAAGCCCTCAACACCCAAGCCCTGGCCGCGCGTGAGGCGCAAGACCAGGCGGCCCAGCGCAGTGTGCAAGCGCAGCTGGAGGCGATGCAGCGCTTGTCTGACACCATGAGCGCTCAGCTCAAGGCCTTGTCGCAGGCCAATGAACAGCGCCTGAACGAAATGCGCGCCACGGTGGACCAACGCCTGACCCAGGTGCAGGCCTCGGTGGAGCAGCGCCTGGTGGCGATTCAGCAAGACAACGAGAAAAAGCTCGAGCAGATGCGCGCCACCGTGGACGAGAAGCTGCACGCCACGCTGGAGCAACGCCTGGGTGAGAGCTTCAAGCAAGTGGCCGACCGGCTGGAGCAGGTGCACAAAGGCCTGGGCGAAATGCAGAACCTGGCCCGCGATGTGGGCTCGCTCAACCGCGTGCTGACGAATGTGAAAACACGCGGCATCTTCGGCGAGGTGCAGCTGGCCGGCTTGCTGGAGCAGGTGTTCACGCCCGAGCAGTACGCCAGCAATGTGGCCACCATTCCCGGCAGCAGCGAGCGGGTTGAGTTCGCTGTTTGCCTGCCGGGCCAGCGCGAAGACGGCGCGCCCCTGTGGCTGCCCATCGACGCGAAATTCCCGCGTGAAGATTACGAGCGCTTGCTCGAAGCCCAGGACCGCGCCGATGTGGCCGGTGTTGAGGCCTCGTCCAAAGCCATCGAACTGCGCCTGCGCGCCGAGGCCAAAACCATTCGTGAGAAGTACATCGCCCCGCCGCACACCACCGATTTCGGCATGCTGTTCGTGCCTACCGAAGGCCTTTATGCCGAAGCCTTGCGCCGTCCCGGCTTGGTGGAAAGCCTGCAGCGCGAGCACAAGGTGATGCTGGTGGGCCCCACCACCTTGCTGGCCACGCTGACCAGCTTGCAAATGGGCTTCCGCACCCTGGCGCTGGAGAAGCGTTCGGCCGAGGTCTGGGAGGTGCTGGGCGCGGTGAAGACCGAGTTTGGTAAGTTCGGCGATGTGCTGGCCAAGACCAAGAAGAAGCTGCAAGAAGCCAGCAACACCATCGACCAGGCCGAAACCCGCACCCGCGCGATGACGCGCCAGCTTCGCAGCGTGGAGTCGCTGCCCGATGAGGCCGCCAGCAAGCTGCTTAAGCTCGGTTTGCCGGCCGATGCCTTGGACGCTGCTGATGAGGCTGACATGTGA
- a CDS encoding MFS transporter, whose amino-acid sequence MSDADPAEAAAGADAGAKAGDAAGAVPPPHDLRRAFPWLIATLVAVHACMAVTRVAASLWTLNQGYGEWTVGVLLSLFAMAPIVLSLWAGRQADKHGFHRPVGIGVLMAFTGAVVALLGQSLWSIAFSCLLSGGAISVAAVALQREAGLMADEPSELKRIFSWVALGPALSNALAPVAAGLLIDHISFRAAFVLALALPLIAWALAQKVPRHPPKPVSPASKARPAWDLLRDPALRNLLLVNVVLSASWDAHSFVVPVVGHAKGLSASQIGLVLGSFAVAATCVRLAIVRFADSLDELKAVRAAMLLATVMLLGYAWLPGAAGMMLGSAMLGLALGSVQPMALSLLHQVTPSDRQGQALGLRMMVVNSATVAMPVGFGLLAGVTLAAAPMWLMAGLLVLAQWPASVIRKLPQE is encoded by the coding sequence GTGAGTGATGCTGATCCCGCTGAAGCCGCCGCTGGAGCCGACGCCGGGGCCAAAGCTGGCGACGCTGCCGGCGCCGTCCCGCCGCCGCATGATCTGCGCCGTGCCTTCCCCTGGCTGATTGCCACCCTGGTGGCCGTGCATGCCTGCATGGCCGTCACCCGCGTGGCCGCCAGCTTGTGGACGCTCAATCAGGGCTATGGTGAATGGACGGTGGGTGTCTTGCTGAGCCTGTTCGCCATGGCACCCATCGTGCTCTCGCTGTGGGCCGGGCGCCAAGCCGATAAACATGGCTTCCACCGCCCCGTTGGCATCGGTGTGTTGATGGCCTTCACCGGCGCGGTGGTGGCGCTGCTGGGGCAGTCGCTCTGGAGTATTGCCTTTAGCTGCTTGCTCAGCGGCGGCGCCATCTCGGTGGCCGCTGTGGCCTTGCAGCGCGAGGCGGGGCTGATGGCGGATGAGCCCTCCGAGCTCAAGCGCATCTTCAGCTGGGTGGCTTTGGGGCCGGCCTTGTCGAATGCGCTGGCGCCGGTGGCGGCGGGGCTGTTGATTGACCACATCTCTTTTCGTGCTGCTTTTGTGCTGGCGCTGGCCCTGCCGCTGATTGCCTGGGCGCTGGCGCAAAAAGTGCCGCGCCACCCGCCCAAGCCGGTCAGCCCTGCCAGCAAAGCGCGGCCCGCCTGGGACTTGCTGCGTGACCCGGCGCTGCGCAATCTGCTGCTGGTCAATGTGGTGCTGTCGGCCAGCTGGGACGCGCACAGCTTTGTGGTGCCGGTGGTGGGCCACGCCAAGGGCCTCAGCGCCTCGCAGATCGGCCTGGTGTTGGGCTCGTTTGCAGTGGCGGCCACCTGCGTGCGCCTGGCCATCGTGCGCTTCGCGGATTCACTCGATGAGTTGAAAGCGGTACGCGCCGCCATGCTGCTGGCCACCGTGATGCTGCTGGGCTATGCCTGGCTGCCGGGCGCGGCGGGCATGATGCTGGGCTCGGCCATGCTGGGTCTGGCGCTGGGTTCGGTGCAGCCCATGGCTTTATCGCTGCTGCATCAGGTCACGCCGTCGGACCGCCAAGGTCAGGCCCTGGGCTTGCGCATGATGGTGGTCAACAGCGCCACTGTTGCG